Proteins from one Catenuloplanes atrovinosus genomic window:
- a CDS encoding N-formylglutamate amidohydrolase, with protein MISGDVPPAVFDLLEGDPASPVVLHVPHGARAMTGEARRGLRLTEAELARELDLLTDAHTREIARRAAERAEVTPWTFANRYSRLVVDPERFPDETEEMARVGMGAVYTRTAHGERLRDDDPRRDRHLLDTHYHPYAAGMAALVQRRLDARGRVVILDVHSYQTDPLPYELHADGPRPEICLGVDDDHTPPWLVERARAAFPGAGINSPFAGAYVPLHHYRKEPAVSALMVEIRRDTYMTEPGGPPHDGLGRVAARVAALVDAVSR; from the coding sequence GTGATCTCCGGCGACGTACCCCCGGCGGTTTTCGATCTTCTGGAGGGCGATCCGGCGTCGCCGGTCGTGCTGCACGTGCCGCACGGAGCCCGCGCGATGACCGGCGAGGCGCGGCGTGGGCTGCGGCTGACCGAGGCCGAGCTCGCGCGCGAGCTGGACCTGCTCACCGACGCGCACACCCGGGAGATCGCGCGGCGCGCGGCGGAGCGGGCCGAGGTCACGCCGTGGACGTTCGCCAACCGCTACTCCCGGCTGGTCGTGGACCCGGAGCGCTTCCCGGACGAGACCGAGGAGATGGCGCGCGTCGGCATGGGCGCGGTCTACACCCGCACGGCGCACGGCGAGCGGCTGCGCGACGACGACCCGCGGCGCGACCGGCACCTGCTCGACACGCACTACCACCCGTACGCGGCGGGAATGGCCGCGCTGGTGCAGCGCCGGCTCGACGCGCGGGGCCGCGTGGTCATCCTGGACGTCCACTCGTACCAGACCGATCCGCTCCCCTACGAGCTGCACGCCGACGGCCCGCGCCCGGAGATCTGCCTCGGCGTGGACGACGACCACACCCCGCCGTGGCTGGTCGAGCGGGCCCGCGCGGCGTTCCCCGGCGCCGGGATCAACTCGCCGTTCGCCGGCGCGTACGTGCCGCTGCACCACTACCGGAAGGAGCCCGCCGTGTCCGCGCTGATGGTGGAGATCCGCCGCGACACCTACATGACCGAGCCGGGCGGGCCGCCGCACGACGGTCTCGGCCGGGTCGCGGCGCGGGTGGCCGCGCTGGTGGACGCGGTGTCCCGATGA
- a CDS encoding Clp protease N-terminal domain-containing protein — protein sequence MRSPAIDLTDRVKRVLGLAHAEATAVRSPVIEPIHLILGVLGARGPGAQILRDLAGGKAVVGDAVRPLLSTGTAPSPANLPFTATSEAALKHAIDEARRFGDPRTGTDHLLLGLLRVITDPSTATPADTALGATLAAIGVDHAGAARLAEARRS from the coding sequence ATGCGCTCACCCGCCATCGACCTGACCGACCGGGTCAAGCGCGTCCTCGGCCTCGCCCACGCCGAGGCGACCGCGGTCCGCAGCCCCGTCATCGAGCCCATCCACCTGATCCTCGGCGTGCTCGGCGCGCGCGGCCCCGGCGCCCAGATCCTCCGCGACCTGGCCGGCGGCAAAGCCGTCGTCGGCGACGCGGTCCGGCCCCTGCTGTCCACCGGCACCGCCCCGTCCCCGGCCAACCTGCCGTTCACCGCCACGTCCGAGGCCGCCCTGAAACACGCGATCGACGAAGCCCGCCGCTTCGGTGACCCCCGCACCGGCACCGACCACCTCCTGCTCGGCCTCCTCCGCGTCATCACCGACCCCTCCACCGCCACCCCGGCGGACACGGCCCTGGGCGCGACCCTGGCCGCCATCGGCGTCGACCACGCCGGCGCGGCCCGCTTGGCGGAGGCCCGCCGCAGCTGA